The following nucleotide sequence is from Schistocerca serialis cubense isolate TAMUIC-IGC-003099 chromosome 4, iqSchSeri2.2, whole genome shotgun sequence.
AGTAGTTCCAAGTGACTTCGTGCAGAAAGAACCACGTAGTAGGCGTGATTGAACTAAAACATAAACCACAGCAGTGGTGTCTGACCAATACAGACACTCAAATAACAGCACTTTTGTTTCGTTGGGGATTAGTTAACAATTCAGTACCACATCTATATAACTCTGATAGTATCATGGCAGACACGCAACAAAAGGAAGACTTCAAAAACACAAACATTAGGAAAATAAAAGCTGACACTTCAACAAGCCCCCATGAGAACAGGGGGTTTAGACTAGTAATGATGTTCTTAATCTTTTCTAATATATCAAAATAGAGGAAAATATGAGACCACAGTAGAAAAAGTGGGTTGTTCAATAACTGCAGATTGTCCAGTGTGTAttaagaagtagaagaagaagaagaagaagaaactgtcaTGACACGTTTATTGACTATGCAAACTCACAACTCAATTGCTCCCATTCCACCTCAGACTACATTAAAGGTCAATTTGTCACCTCAACAAACCAAAAACTTGTTTCCCTAAATGGATTCCCACCTCTGCTACACCTATAGAGAATTAGTAAAAACCGTGATCTAATCACaactgaaataaacaaataaaaacatcccCAGCTGTATCTTTGTAATGTACATGATCAAACTTCAGAGAGTATCCCAATGGCTTACATTGTTCACTAGACCCAAAGGTCAGTTACAGGTAATCCAAAGCAGTAAGTCCTAACTGTAGACAACCACACCACATCAACAATCACTTTGCCCCATAAATATATACTCTATTTACTTCAGAGGCACCCTGTGTCGCAGTACTCTGACATCAATTGGTACTTTGTCGTCTTTGGAAATATCTAAAAGCAGTAGCATATCTAATTTCTCTAGACAGGTTTTCAGTGTGATACCGACATTACTCCAATGACATACCTGTTGATTTGGAACATATGAGCAGTAACAAACTACATGTTTTTCTATGTATTTGGGTGGCTGACGTACTACGGTGAACAAAGCATCGGTCAGTAatgattttcttatttcatttttagtAATTATTTACTTCTGGTTACGTTACGTTCAGTCATTCAAAAATAATAATCATCTGAAAAATGGGCTACGTTCATAAGTTCTATTAAAAATACTACTTACCCTGCATGCAGGGCACGCTCCTACAATTATTATTTCCTGTGGCTGCACTGTGATGGTAGTTGCTCCGTAGGTTGGTACATAGTTACCCTGAATGGGGGCAGCTTGATTAATATACGGTTGATATCCCggaggtggtggcggcggcggctgaaTTGTAGCAGCATTTTCTGGCATGTAACCTGAAATACCGCTGGGTCAAAAAGACAGACGAAACATAAAATCAAATCACATTACGTCAACACGTTAACATACCAGGAGTAGGTGAGTACGGGGGTGGCTTATCATATTCTCTCGGCACTGACATTGTTTGCAATCACGGGCAAATTTTTACAAAAGCTGCAAAGGCTATTTGTTTTCTGCTGACAATTTCCACAGTCgatatctttctttttttctcctaAACAAAAAATTGAATACGTCAACTACGAAATCAAACACACTTATACAACTGTCACATGAACGGGTGTCAGAGATGCATTTGCTATATGTAGCATGCGTTTGACATCTACCTCGTCGCAACTATTACATCACACACAATTTTTACAATTGTAGGAGGATTTTCGTTGTGACTAAGAAATTCTTTCTAACTGTAAAACAACCTTGACAGTAGATATTGCCTCAGAGGCTCTACAAACGTGGACATATTATCAAAATTACTTTTAATTTCTGGAGGCAGAGCATTGTAAAAATTTGTGCCAGTATAAATGCACACACTTTTGCACAATCGTCAGATTTTTTTATAATCAGTGGGAAAATCGTGCTTCTTCCTTCGTtagattcatttttttctgttgtacaaCTCAGTATTTTTACTTATGAAACACATAAGCGAAAATCCCATTACAAGTTTCTAAGACTTATATAGAgaagagtacataatattttaaatagaaTACCATGTCCGGAAGTGcaccgtttccattctacgacggCTTCAAGTCAGGtgcgtaacgcgtccacgtctgctgagggaaagagaaaagtcccaAAGTTGCTTGTTTTGGTATGTTATAGGGTAGATAGGATGAAGTTTACTACATCAGACGGTCATATCATGtacgcaaagtttaatttacgagactcctgatAAAACAGACTAAGATCTGCAGGAACGAGACCTGACCCCTGAACTAGAAACTGAAAGGacgccaggtgggatggagagtgtgaactagaacatgcttcgtaggtacagtgGCTGTACCAGCATTGGTGGTCACCACATCGAGCCTCTGTTATAAGGCATCAGTGCCGTTCCGTAAGTAAAGTacgctgtttttttttaataacgtaaACACTTAATATCTAGGTGATAATACAAAGAAATGTACTTACGTGATAAACGGATGTTTcgctatgtttcctttcgaatggTTACATGATAGTCACgcttaattcagttcctcaagcagcaGGAGTacgtgagttaaacatctgaactgaaacttcgAGAACGGAaccgtacgtttccggacatgggtccctattcaaaatattacgtgctCATTCCCCTCTACGAATCATAGAAGTTTGTAACACTAATTTCTGAACACCTTATTTATACTGGGAAACAGTAGTAAGCATTTTTGGTTTCTGGGAAAGATTCCTGCAAGTACATCTACACTCATATTCTTACTAAAAGTTTTGgaccaaaaatttttctttcttagtGACTGGTTTCCCCAAAATATGATTATATGTTTTATTACAGAGTGGACGTATCCACAGTATCGTGATATCATCGAGTTACATTCCCACTCTCACAGACAATATGTAAGGCAAAAATCGATAAATTGAGTCTTTTGTGAAGGTTATATGATGAGACCAGTTTACTCCATTGTCAAACATATCAGACAGGAGCTTAGTTGTTTAAAACCTTTCTACataatgtcagatgtaggagatataaaaaaaatgcatatttcctttactttcattctattatgtcatacgggatcatattctgggataactcatcaaactgagcaaaagtttctaATGTGCAAAAGTGGGTaacaagaatcatttgtggtgtaaattcaggaacatcatgtagaaacctgttcaagatgctttgtattttaaccactgcttctcagtatatttattccttaatgaaatttgttgcaagtaatatatctctattcccaaccaatagctcaatacatagtatcagtactaggaataaaaacaatctaataaagacctaaaatcatttaCCTTGATCCAAAAAGGGGTccgatattcaggaacacacatattcaataaatttccagcaaccattaaaaaattgatttcagataaagcacagtttaaacagagtttggaaAACTTTTTGATAGTCATCTTCTTCTACTATATaggtgaatatcttaacagagaccgttaggccagcttaagtaaaaatgtcttttagatttcagttttgacagcactttgtcacaacagtcaagatcaggtattttgtgtatgaaacATTTATTAATAGTGCGTAATAATGTTTCAGTCTGAcagcatattaattctgtaaatattagctgttcaggtttactgtattgtattcacgtagtttgacaatctcctgacaaatgatcagggtagtaagtattatatacaaatgttttatgttatactttctggcatgttcCACAGCCGCGAGAATCATCTCatattttgggtctatggaacgaaaactgaatctaatctaatctcatcacgtgacatcaaaacattccacaatgcatttcacatGTTGGCATTCACACTGCTGGCAGGTCATGTCACGCCACCCCACGCCAAGGTTTCTCAGGAAGAAAGTCTTGACGGCATCGTCacctgctaacatcggaagttaacttaTTTTCGCCGCACTGACTCATTTTATAGTAGCAGATTTGGTCTTTTGCGTTTTATTAATCTTTATTATTGTGCTTTGTTTTTGTAGCAAATTGCAAATGTTTCATAACGACTTGAATATTTGTTTCATTGAGTGTTCTTCCACGAAAGAGGTCAGGTATCtgacagtgaaaaattatttaGCTTTCACAGTAACAGAGTAGATCTAATGCCCACACTCTATAGAGTGTTTTTTTTCCCCACTGTGTGCAAACTCTAGTgactgattgatgagaggatacaaAAAGGTCTAATGAGCTTATGTTCAGAAATGCATAATCTCCATGGTAGAGACCtcttattcagtcatactttgttaagAGATGCAGTCTAATACATGCTGTACCATAatgtcacagttacagtatgcatggtttcctcctagaggacggtactgttcctcatacatcatgccctagTGCCCTGTCCCGCCATAGTAATTGGTTATGTTGtgtccaattcacttctcttgctgactcaccttgtagtgaatatgagacagtgttgtacacaatggttccatattcgaatcgagagcttgccggcaTGGTGTTTACCTATGGAAAGGCAAACAGCAATGAGTGGCAGGCAGCAAGGTTCTATCAGCAGACCTATCCCCACCAACAACAACCACAgctttcaatgtttgcaacagcgtttcgccgtttgtctgggaCAGGATCGTTtctggaagcaggaaatcatgatggACATACccaaaatgttcggacaccagacttggaggaaaatgtgattaacactgtggaaggcgagtGCCGTGTCAGTACCAAGCAGTTGGGCTGCTAGTACAGGGTAACGACCgtctggaacattctccatgacaattgttactacccttaccacttacagtgtgtgcagggcCTACTAGCGACACACTTTCCACATCAGGAGCTGTTCTGTCActcgtttcttcaccaggcaaatacagttctgggatttgtgtcatccatcctattcacagatgaggccacctttttATGCAATGTGTTATCTTCCTTCACCTTTCATAAAAGTCATCTGTGGGAGAGTATGCAGAACCCCATGGTATGGTGGCAGCAAATCATCAGCATTAGTGCAGCCAGAATGAGTGGGTCAAGGTAATTGGCGACCGTAtattgggaccagtcttccttccacgtcgcctaacaggccagaATTGTCAGGGTTTTTTGTGAGAGATTTGCCTCCGcttctggaagaagtgccattgatgattcaaagggctacgtggctgctacatgatggtgctccagcccactttgccaTTAACATCTGGATGCATCTCAATCCTGTCTTCCCTGCTCAACAGATTGGActagggggtccagttgcatggcctgctcattcaccagatctcaacccatgcgatttctggttatggtgcCATCTCAAATGTATCATGTATGTAGaggccattccagatgtggagagacttgagcagcatattcatgctgcctttcacactgttcagatgcagcctggccaGTTCAATGTGATAGACAGAGCATGCTATGGCAAACATGTGTTGAGGCACGTGCAAACCATTTTCAATACATACCATAACTATGGCGGCATGGTACTGTACAAGGCACTATCCAAAACTTTCGAGACTGTCGCTGCCATTTGTTGAAAactttacctttggactaatggtcaccatcgccctcaaagtagttcccatctACAGGTACACACCAGACTCAgaacttctgccactggtcaaacgttttctggaagtcctgttctttgagggtgtttatcaccaccaaCAATGCTTGTTGAattctctctagagtgtcgaaccgacggcctttcaacttgagtttcagttttgggaatagcgcaaaGTAGCagggtgccaaatctggcgagtacggtgggtggggttcaatcgccatgttgttttttgtcaaaaaggtcctggtgagcaaggacgtgtgacagggcgcattgtcgtgatgcagcagccagttcccttgacgccaaagttcaggCTGTCGT
It contains:
- the LOC126475373 gene encoding brain protein I3, whose translation is MSVPREYDKPPPYSPTPGYMPENAATIQPPPPPPPGYQPYINQAAPIQGNYVPTYGATTITVQPQEIIIVGACPACRIGVLEDDYTCLGIFCAIFFFPLGILCCLALKNRRCSNCGAYFG